In a single window of the Rhodamnia argentea isolate NSW1041297 chromosome 2, ASM2092103v1, whole genome shotgun sequence genome:
- the LOC115739489 gene encoding VQ motif-containing protein 9-like, with protein MDKSCHSSSDSTASSSCSSAITTAAAVRNIGDNYLKQLNKLSHKISKPTSTRTSFDHIHTHDHPPPPPPLLPPPQQPQPPVYNISKNEFREVVQKLTGSPAHDRFSSPPPIQPPKPPSSRLQRIRPPPLAHLGSRPPPPLLNSVVPEKLPPVNEDAGIAVVVGANPGADSGFNPMARFVSPASPLPPLPAVNLPAESPVSAYMRCLQRSSSDAGSKLDQFSGFSPSSPLVSPWWSSFAPPPSQPQPPLQQIVSAEQGIPPPPSTSPQPPPFQLPSSPLPFGCLNSPRSPYPLLSPGLLFSPMSGQLVGCPQFPLSPTPVPSPKHRGL; from the coding sequence atggacaaAAGCTGCCACTCGTCCAGTGACTCCACCGCCAGTAGCAGCTGCTCCTCCGCcatcaccaccgccgccgccgtcagAAACATCGGCGACAATTATCTAAAACAACTCAACAAACTCTCCCACAAGATCTCCAAACCCACCTCCACAAGAACCTCCTTTGACCACATCCACACCCACgaccaccctcctcctcctccgccgctgctgccgccgccgcaGCAGCCGCAGCCGCCGGTGTACAACATCAGCAAGAACGAGTTCCGGGAGGTCGTCCAGAAGCTCACCGGCTCCCCCGCCCACGACAGGTTCTCCTCGCCGCCGCCTATCCAGCCTCCCAAGCCCCCGAGCTCCCGCCTCCAGAGAATCCGCCCTCCGCCTCTGGCCCACCTCGGCAGCCGCCCGCCACCGCCGCTGCTCAACAGCGTTGTTCCAGAGAAGTTGCCCCCGGTGAACGAGGACGCCGGAATCGCCGTCGTCGTCGGTGCAAACCCTGGGGCGGACAGCGGGTTCAATCCGATGGCGCGCTTCGTATCGCCAGCGTCGCCACTGCCGCCGTTACCAGCCGTCAACTTGCCTGCTGAATCCCCGGTCTCCGCCTACATGCGGTGCCTCCAGAGGTCGTCGTCAGACGCCGGCTCGAAACTCGACCAGTTCTCTGGTTTCTCGCCTTCATCCCCACTTGTTTCGCCGTGGTGGAGCAGCTTCGCTCCGCCACCGTCTCAGCCGCAGCCGCCGCTGCAGCAGATTGTATCAGCAGAGCAGGGGATCCCACCTCCACCGTCCACGTCGCCTCAGCCGCCGCCGTTTCAGCTTCCATCGTCACCCCTGCCTTTCGGGTGCTTGAACTCGCCGCGGTCGCCGTACCCTCTACTCTCGCCGGGCCTGCTGTTTTCGCCCATGTCGGGACAGCTGGTGGGGTGCCCTCAGTTCCCGCTCTCGCCGACGCCGGTGCCGAGCCCTAAACACAGAGGGCTCTAA
- the LOC115739490 gene encoding 14-3-3-like protein, translating to MAAAAAAAPSPREEYVYMAKLAEQAERYEEMVEFMEKVSAAAADSEELTVEERNLLSVAYKNVIGARRASWRIISSIEQKEESRGNEDHVAAIRDYRAKIEAELSKICDGILKLLDSRLIPSASVGDSKVFYLKMKGDYHRYLAEFKTGGERKEAAESTLTAYKAAQDIANSELAPTHPIRLGLALNFSVFYYEILNSPDRACGLAKQAFDEAIAELDTLGEESYKDSTLIMQLLRDNLTLWTSDMQDDGADEIKETAKADEQ from the exons ATGGCCGCCGCCGCAGCAGCAGCACCGTCACCGCGCGAGGAGTACGTCTACATGGCGAAGCTGGCCGAGCAGGCCGAGCGCTACGAGGAGATGGTGGAGTTCATGGAGAAggtctccgccgccgccgccgactcCGAGGAGCTCACCGTCGAGGAGCGCAACCTCCTCTCCGTCGCCTACAAGAACGTCATCGGCGCCCGCCGCGCCTCCTGGCGCATCATCTCCTCCATCGAACAGAAGGAGGAGAGCCGCGGCAACGAGGaccacgtcgccgcgatccgcGACTACCGCGCCAAGATCGAGGCCGAGCTCTCCAAGATCTGCGACGGCATACTCAAGCTCCTCGACTCCAGGCTCATCCCCTCCGCCTCTGTCGGCGATTCCAAGGTCTTTTACCTTAAGATGAAGGGGGATTATCACAGGTACTTGGCTGAGTTCAAGACCGGCGGCGAGCGCAAGGAAGCCGCTGAGAGCACTCTCACCGCCTACAAAGCTGCTCAG GATATCGCGAACTCAGAACTGGCTCCTACTCACCCAATTCGGCTTGGGCTGGCTTTGAACTTCTCTGTTTTCTACTATGAGATTCTCAATTCTCCCGACCGTGCTTGTGGTCTCGCCAAACAA GCCTTTGATGAagcaattgctgagttggacACTCTTGGCGAGGAATCCTACAAAGACAGCACTTTAATCATGCAGCTTCTCAGAGACAACCTGACCTTGTGGACATCCGACATGCAG GATGATGGGGCGGATGAGATCAAAGAAACAGCCAAGGCTGATGAGCAATAG
- the LOC115739621 gene encoding F-box protein FBW2 yields the protein MEEGGDYRRWDELIPDALGLIFKNLSLNEILTVIPRVCKSWGKAVIGPYCWQEIDIEDWSKERCFPGDVDRMLRMLITRSAGSLRKLSVSGTGLHDDEIFSFIADHAGSVHTLRLPRSEITDPIVESIAGRLSTLSFLDLSYCNRIGAHALEAIGKNCKMLLGLCRNMHPVDTAGKSSLDDEAHAIALTMSKLRRLEMSYHLVSTQSVLEIIYSCPELEFLDLRGCHHAKLDEKFLEERYPKLKVLGPDVVDQYERNEWEEYSDFSDFSEYLAWEFVAGEVGDHYDNESLDEMWDDEGRLEDLELRFYEGIEDAGLYGWPPSP from the exons ATGGAGGAGGGAGGTGACTATCGGCGATGGGACGAATTAATACCCGACGCTTTGGGATTAATCTTTAAGAATCTGTCGCTTAATGAGATACTGACCGTGATTCCTAGAGTGTGCAAATCTTGGGGGAAGGCGGTGATTGGACCTTATTGCTGGCAAGAGATAGACATTGAGGATTGGAGTAAGGAACGTTGCTTTCCCGGAGACGTAGATCGTATGCTCCGGATGCTGATCACGAGAAGTGCGGGATCGCTTCGAAAGCTCAGTGTGTCAGGCACCGGTCTCCATGAtgatgaaattttctcatttatcgCTGATCA TGCTGGTTCGGTCCACACGTTGCGATTGCCTCGTAGTGAAATAACAGATCCAATAGTAGAAAGCATAGCAGGAAGGCTTTCCACGCTGAGTTTTTTGGACCTAAGCTACTGCAACAGGATTGGTGCTCATGCCCTCGAAGCCATTGGGAAGAACTGCAAAATGCTTCTTGGTTTGTGCCGGAACATGCATCCAGTAGATACCGCTGGCAAGTCCTCATTGGATGACGAGGCTCATGCCATCGCCTTGACCATGTCCAAGCTCCGACGGCTCGAGATGTCTTACCACCTCGTGAGCACCCAGAGCGTTCTCGAGATAATATATAGTTGTCCTGagctagaatttctagatttaCGGGGTTGCCACCATGCGAAACTCGATGAGAAGTTCCTCGAAGAAAGGTATCCCAAATTGAAGGTTCTGGGGCCTGATGTTGTGGACCAGTACGAGAGGAATGAGTGGGAGGAGTACtctgatttttctgatttctcCGAGTATTTGGCATGGGAATTTGTGGCCGGAGAAGTTGGAGATCACTATGATAATGAGAGCTTGGATGAGATGTGGGACGATGAAGGGAGGTTGGAAGACCTTGAGCTGAGGTTCTATGAAGGAATTGAAGATGCAGGACTTTATGGTTGGCCCCCATCTCCTTGA
- the LOC115739620 gene encoding serine/threonine-protein phosphatase 2A activator, with translation MESHSDCGSPNPPQTPDSTSCTATGAGSAHSGATCAKCGGPTAYPSPPPSFSGVSPPPTYRPIRAPAVNMSPETLYSQQQAIILAPVPQSQKVPIISPPHQFQVPVKRIQSPDDIRRFHDSDVSKNFLGFVVALSESIRGHKASDSCHESSTVSAIVSILETLTRWIEEIPPVQQAARYGNVSYRSWHERLVETSESLMLTFLPDDLRSATVEVVPYFTDSFGNSSRIDYGTGHETNFAAWLYCLARMGVVKEEDYQAVVARVFVKYLELMRKLQLVYSLEPAGSHGVWGLDDYHFLPFIFGSSQLIGHKYMKPKSIHNEDILENFSNEYMYFSCIAFIKKVKKGLFAEHSPLLDDISGVPNWNKVNSGLLKMYKAEVLEKVPIMQHFLFGWLIKWE, from the exons ATGGAATCTCACAGCGACTGCGGCTCTCCAAACCCTCCCCAAACACCTGACTCCACCAGTTGCACGGCCACCGGCGCCGGCTCCGCGCACTCCGGCGCCACCTGCGCCAAATGCGGCGGCCCCACAGCTTACCCTTCTCCCCCGCCTTCCTTCTCCGGCGTGTCCCCGCCGCCTACCTACCGGCCCATCCGCGCCCCTGCCGTCAATATGTCGCCGGAAACTCTGTACTCTCAGCAACAAGCCATCATTCTAGCACCAGTGCCTCAGTCGCAGAAGGTCCCGATCATCTCCCCTCCTCATCAGTTCCAAGTTCCGGTCAAGAGAATCCAGTCTCCGGACGATATCCGCCGGTTCCACGACTCCGACGTCTCCAAGAACTTCCTTGGCTTCGTCGTCGCTCTCTCCGAGTCGATTCGGGGCCACAAGGCTTCAGACTCGTGCCACGAATCGTCTACTGTGTCCGCGATCGTGTCGATTCTCGAGACTCTGACTCGTTGGATCGAGGAAATTCCACCGGTCCAGCAAGCCGCGCGTTACGGTAATGTCTCGTACAGAAGCTGGCACGAGCGGTTGGTAGAAACTAGTGAATCCTTGATGCTCACATTTCTTCCTGATGATCTGCGATCTGCGACGGTCGAGGTTGTACCCTATTTTACTGATAGCTTTGGTAATTCAAGTCGTATTGATTATGGCACTGGGCATGAGACCAATTTTGCTGCATGGTTGTATTGCTTAGCGAGGATGGGAGTTGTTAAGGAAGAAGATTACCAAGCTGTAGTGGCTAGGGTTTTTGTGAAGTATTTAGAGTTGATGAGAAAATTGCAGTTGGTGTATTCTTTGGAGCCTGCTGGTTCACATGGGGTTTGGGGTCTTGATGATTATCATTTCTTGCCTTTCATATTTGGGTCATCACAGCTGATCGGCCATAAGTATATGAAGCCCAAGTCAATTCACAATGAAGACATATTGGAGAACTTCTCCAATGAGTATATGTATTTCTCTTGCATTGCTTTTATTaagaaggtgaagaagggaCTGTTTGCTGAGCATTCACCGCTGCTGGATGATATCAGTGGAGTACCTAATTGGAACAAGGTGAATAGTGGGTTGCTGAAGATGTATAAGGCAGAGGTCTTGGAAAAGGTCCCCATTATGCAGCATTTTCTGTTTGGCTGGCTCATTAAGTG gGAGTAG